Below is a window of Demequina muriae DNA.
AGGACGGCTTCCGCGTCGGGATGGGCGGAGTACTCGAGGTGCGTGACCTCGCCCTCCACGCTGGGGTCGTGGTCGCGCACCTGTCCGATGAAGGTGGCGATGGCGCCGTGGCCGGGCCCCGTGACCGCGGCGACGTGTGCGTCCAGGCTCAACGTCTCCGTCGAGATGCGCGCGAGCGCGACCGCCATCAGTGGTCGCCGCCGTCGAGCTGCGAGAGCAGGTGAGCGAGGAGCGGCAGCAGGGTCTCGATGCCCTCGCGAGCCCCGGCCTCGGAGCCGGGAAGGTTCACGATCACCGCGGGGGCGTGCCCGGCGCTCACGCCCGCGAGTCCACGACTGAGCGCGGCGGTCCGCGTCGTGCGCGCACCCGTCGCGCGCAGCAGCTCGGGGATCCCCGGCAGCTCGCGGGCGAGGAACGGCCGGGTCGCCTCGGGGGTCACGTCACGTGGATGC
It encodes the following:
- a CDS encoding MogA/MoaB family molybdenum cofactor biosynthesis protein, with the translated sequence MTGARETPALAGAAAAVITVSDRRSAGQADDTAGPAVADALHAAGAAVEAWLVPDGRESVATAIEQALASGARLILTAGGTGVHPRDVTPEATRPFLARELPGIPELLRATGARTTRTAALSRGLAGVSAGHAPAVIVNLPGSEAGAREGIETLLPLLAHLLSQLDGGDH